The Sphingomonas sanxanigenens DSM 19645 = NX02 genome includes a region encoding these proteins:
- the rpsP gene encoding 30S ribosomal protein S16 encodes MSVSIRLSRGGSKKRPYYRIVVANSRSPRDGAFIEKIGTYNPLLAKDSPERVKIDADRAKHWLTVGAQPTDRVARFFDAAGLKERAARNNPKKAEPGDKAKERAEERAAKLAEAEAAANAPAEEEAAAEA; translated from the coding sequence ATGTCCGTTTCCATCCGTCTGTCGCGTGGCGGCTCCAAGAAGCGCCCGTATTACCGCATCGTCGTCGCCAACTCGCGCAGCCCGCGCGACGGCGCCTTCATCGAGAAGATCGGTACCTACAACCCGCTGCTCGCCAAGGATTCGCCCGAGCGCGTCAAGATCGACGCCGACCGCGCGAAGCATTGGCTGACCGTCGGCGCGCAGCCGACCGATCGCGTCGCCCGCTTCTTCGATGCGGCCGGCCTCAAGGAGCGCGCCGCGCGCAACAACCCGAAGAAGGCCGAGCCGGGCGACAAGGCCAAGGAGCGCGCCGAGGAGCGGGCCGCGAAGCTGGCCGAGGCCGAAGCCGCCGCCAACGCGCCGGCCGAGGAAGAAGCCGCTGCCGAGGCGTAA
- the trmD gene encoding tRNA (guanosine(37)-N1)-methyltransferase TrmD, translating into MSFAATILTLYPEMFPGPLGASLAGRALREEAWSLETVQIRDFATDKHRSVDDTPAGGGAGMVLRADVLAAAIDSVADGRPLLAMSPRGRQLTQERVRRLAEGPGAIIVCGRFEGFDERLFEAREVEPVSIGDYVLSGGEIGAFVLLDACIRLLPGVMGAASSGDEESFENGLLEYPHYTRPVEWEGRTIPEVLRSGDHAKIAAWRKSMAESDTRLRRPDLWERHEGARVQSPSGARQKKKDR; encoded by the coding sequence ATGAGCTTCGCCGCCACGATCCTCACCCTCTATCCGGAAATGTTTCCCGGCCCGCTCGGTGCGTCGCTGGCCGGCCGGGCGCTGCGTGAGGAGGCCTGGTCGCTGGAGACCGTGCAGATTCGCGACTTCGCCACCGACAAGCATCGCTCGGTCGACGATACGCCGGCGGGCGGCGGGGCCGGCATGGTGTTGCGCGCCGATGTGCTCGCCGCGGCGATCGACAGCGTGGCGGATGGCCGGCCATTGCTGGCGATGTCGCCCCGCGGCCGGCAATTGACGCAGGAGCGCGTCCGCAGGCTTGCCGAGGGCCCGGGCGCGATCATCGTGTGCGGCCGGTTCGAGGGCTTCGACGAGCGCCTTTTCGAGGCCCGCGAGGTGGAGCCCGTCTCGATCGGCGACTATGTGCTTTCGGGTGGCGAAATCGGCGCTTTCGTGCTGCTCGACGCTTGCATTCGCCTGCTTCCCGGCGTAATGGGCGCCGCTTCCAGCGGAGACGAGGAAAGCTTCGAAAACGGCCTCCTCGAATATCCGCACTATACCCGACCTGTCGAATGGGAAGGGCGCACGATCCCCGAAGTGCTGCGATCGGGGGATCATGCGAAGATCGCCGCCTGGCGCAAGTCGATGGCGGAGAGCGATACACGGCTAAGGCGGCCGGATCTTTGGGAGCGCCATGAGGGCGCTCGGGTCCAGTCGCCCTCTGGCGCGCGGCAAAAAAAGAAGGACCGGTGA
- a CDS encoding DUF2189 domain-containing protein encodes MRDALDDFRSKRGDLIFAGLIYPFVGLAAAWLALGNDILPLLFPVAAGISLLGPLAATGFYELARRREAGLEAGWRHFFDIAKNPARDSIAVVGTILIALFGAWLVAAVLIYTAFMGTADPASPGAFLSALFGTANGWAMMIVGNLVGLGFAILAFAISAISLPMLVDRDVGAGPAMRASIEAVRRNPMVMTRWGLTIAVLLVVGSLPFFLGLAVVLPVLGYATWHLYTRVVDREALAAV; translated from the coding sequence TTGCGAGACGCCCTCGACGATTTTCGATCCAAACGCGGCGACCTGATCTTCGCAGGCCTGATCTATCCGTTCGTCGGCCTCGCCGCCGCCTGGCTGGCGCTGGGCAACGACATCCTGCCCCTGTTGTTCCCGGTCGCCGCCGGCATCTCGCTGCTGGGGCCGCTCGCCGCGACGGGCTTTTACGAGCTGGCCCGCCGCCGGGAGGCGGGGCTCGAGGCAGGATGGCGGCATTTCTTCGATATCGCGAAGAACCCCGCGCGCGACTCGATCGCCGTGGTCGGCACCATCCTGATCGCGCTGTTCGGCGCGTGGCTGGTCGCCGCTGTGCTGATCTACACCGCCTTCATGGGCACGGCGGACCCCGCATCGCCGGGCGCCTTCCTGTCCGCGCTGTTCGGCACCGCCAATGGCTGGGCGATGATGATCGTCGGCAACCTCGTCGGCCTCGGCTTCGCGATCCTGGCGTTCGCGATCAGCGCGATCTCGCTGCCGATGCTGGTCGATCGTGACGTCGGTGCGGGCCCGGCGATGCGCGCCTCGATCGAGGCGGTGCGGCGCAATCCGATGGTGATGACGCGCTGGGGTCTGACCATCGCCGTGCTGCTGGTCGTCGGATCCCTGCCGTTCTTCCTCGGGCTGGCGGTGGTGCTGCCGGTGCTGGGCTATGCGACCTGGCATCTTTACACGCGGGTGGTGGATCGGGAGGCGCTGGCGGCGGTTTAG
- a CDS encoding M2 family metallopeptidase has protein sequence MHRKISLLTLAAALPAAAQTVAEADAFVAASEKELLAFSTSRQQVDWINETYITDDTNAIAALFATRESEMRVRQAKEAAKFTKVAGLSDETRRKLETLRGGITSPAPTTPGAAAELAKLGTKIKAIYGAGRGTLDGKPISGSDIEAEMGTVRDPAKLKEMWLSWHDNVGAPMRDDYVRMIDLTNKGARELGFKDAGSMWRARYDMPPEDFARLVDRLWPDVKPLYDELHCFTRARLNETYGDAVQPATGPIRADLLGNMWAQEWGNIYDVVAPKGAGDIGYDTSALLAAKKYDALKMVKAGEGFFSSLGFAPMPETFWQRSQFAKPADREVICHPSAWDLDNVEDLRIKMCIKVNGDDFVTIHHELGHNYCQRAYNKQDYLFRDGANDGFHEAIGDTIALSITPDYLLRIGLLDPARVPPADKDTGLLLRQAMDKVAFLPFGLLIDKWRWGVFAGQIDDRSYQAAWDALRLQYQGVAPPVDRDESAFNPGAKFHVLASVPYTRYFLARILQFQFYKAACDQAGWTGPLHRCSFFDNKDVGAKFEAMLEMGASKPWPDALEAFTGERDISGKAMIAYFEPLMSWLKEQNAARTCGW, from the coding sequence ATGCATCGCAAGATTTCGCTGCTGACGCTGGCCGCCGCGTTGCCGGCCGCCGCGCAGACCGTGGCGGAGGCCGATGCCTTCGTCGCAGCGTCGGAGAAGGAACTGCTCGCGTTCAGCACCTCCAGGCAGCAGGTCGACTGGATCAACGAGACCTATATCACCGACGACACCAACGCGATCGCTGCGCTGTTCGCGACGCGCGAAAGCGAGATGCGCGTGCGCCAGGCGAAGGAGGCGGCAAAGTTCACAAAGGTCGCCGGGCTGTCGGACGAGACGCGGCGCAAGCTTGAGACGCTGCGCGGCGGCATCACGTCTCCTGCCCCGACGACGCCCGGGGCAGCGGCCGAACTCGCCAAGCTCGGCACCAAGATCAAGGCGATCTACGGTGCCGGCAGGGGCACGCTCGATGGAAAGCCGATCAGCGGCAGCGACATCGAGGCCGAAATGGGCACGGTGCGCGATCCGGCGAAGCTCAAGGAGATGTGGCTGAGCTGGCATGACAATGTCGGCGCGCCGATGCGCGACGATTATGTCCGCATGATCGACCTGACCAACAAGGGCGCGCGCGAGCTCGGCTTCAAGGATGCCGGGTCGATGTGGCGCGCGCGCTACGACATGCCGCCCGAGGATTTCGCACGGCTGGTCGACCGGCTCTGGCCGGATGTGAAGCCGCTCTATGACGAGCTGCATTGCTTTACCCGCGCCAGGCTCAACGAGACATATGGCGATGCGGTGCAGCCGGCGACCGGCCCGATCCGCGCCGACCTGCTCGGCAATATGTGGGCGCAGGAATGGGGCAACATCTATGATGTCGTCGCGCCGAAGGGGGCGGGAGATATTGGCTATGATACGAGCGCGCTGCTCGCCGCGAAGAAATATGATGCGCTGAAGATGGTGAAGGCCGGTGAGGGCTTCTTTTCCTCGCTCGGCTTCGCACCCATGCCCGAGACCTTCTGGCAGCGGTCGCAGTTCGCGAAGCCCGCCGATCGCGAGGTGATCTGTCACCCGTCCGCCTGGGATCTCGACAATGTCGAGGATCTGCGCATCAAGATGTGCATCAAGGTGAATGGCGACGATTTCGTCACCATCCACCACGAACTCGGCCATAATTATTGCCAGCGCGCCTACAACAAGCAGGACTATCTGTTCCGCGACGGCGCCAATGACGGCTTCCACGAGGCCATCGGCGACACAATCGCGCTGTCGATTACGCCCGATTATCTGCTCCGCATCGGCCTGCTCGATCCTGCCAGGGTGCCGCCGGCGGACAAGGATACCGGGCTGCTGCTGCGCCAGGCGATGGACAAGGTCGCCTTCCTGCCGTTCGGCCTGCTGATCGACAAATGGCGCTGGGGCGTGTTCGCCGGCCAGATCGACGATCGCAGCTATCAGGCGGCCTGGGATGCATTGCGGCTGCAGTATCAGGGCGTCGCACCGCCGGTCGACCGCGACGAGAGCGCCTTCAACCCCGGCGCCAAGTTCCATGTCCTCGCATCGGTGCCCTACACGCGCTATTTTCTCGCGCGCATCCTGCAGTTCCAGTTCTACAAGGCGGCCTGCGATCAGGCGGGCTGGACCGGGCCGCTGCACCGCTGTTCCTTCTTCGACAACAAGGATGTCGGGGCGAAATTCGAGGCGATGCTCGAAATGGGCGCGTCCAAGCCGTGGCCCGATGCGCTGGAAGCCTTCACCGGCGAGCGCGACATTTCGGGCAAGGCGATGATCGCTTATTTCGAGCCGTTGATGAGCTGGTTGAAGGAGCAGAACGCTGCCCGCACCTGCGGATGGTGA
- a CDS encoding DUF2238 domain-containing protein yields the protein MAGWLQAWRALPKAQRWILIALAALLLVVQIDQPFPRTAPLHHIPTALLLIAAPLLLARWPLRTAELGCIAGFLALHTFGARWTYTNMPYDAWSEAALGVSIDALLGWERNNYDRIVHFAFGALAVAPIVGLACRRAGAGAAWSASLAVGFVLAAGGLYEIFEWGISLAAPASMADDYNGQQGDMWDAQKDMALAGLGALIAALWSVRAGLAARVRIDSGDRRG from the coding sequence ATGGCGGGGTGGCTGCAGGCATGGCGTGCGCTGCCGAAGGCGCAGCGCTGGATCCTGATCGCGCTTGCCGCGCTGCTGCTCGTCGTCCAGATCGACCAGCCCTTTCCGCGCACCGCGCCGCTCCACCATATCCCGACAGCGCTGCTGCTGATCGCGGCACCGCTGCTGCTCGCGCGGTGGCCGCTGCGCACGGCCGAACTGGGCTGCATCGCCGGCTTTCTTGCACTCCACACGTTCGGCGCGCGCTGGACCTACACCAACATGCCCTATGATGCTTGGAGCGAGGCGGCGTTGGGCGTCTCGATCGATGCGCTGCTCGGCTGGGAACGCAACAATTACGATCGCATCGTCCATTTCGCCTTCGGCGCACTCGCGGTAGCACCGATCGTCGGGCTGGCCTGCCGGCGCGCGGGGGCGGGGGCCGCCTGGAGCGCGTCGCTCGCGGTCGGCTTCGTGCTCGCGGCCGGCGGGCTCTACGAGATTTTCGAATGGGGCATCAGCCTCGCCGCGCCAGCCTCGATGGCCGATGATTATAACGGCCAGCAGGGTGACATGTGGGATGCCCAGAAGGATATGGCACTCGCCGGTCTCGGTGCGCTGATCGCCGCCCTCTGGTCGGTACGGGCTGGGCTCGCGGCGCGCGTCCGGATCGACAGCGGCGATCGCCGCGGCTAG
- a CDS encoding alpha/beta fold hydrolase, protein MTNSSEVVTDRFTAPDGVDLAWHELGEGRPVVLIHGYFSDARTNWIRYGHAAAIAAEGFRVIMPDLRAHGSSGKPHDPAAYPPDILADDGLALIAHLGLTDYDLGGYSLGGRTIARMLARGAAPRRAIISGMGLTGLTSTGNRADHFRRVLTDLDAHPRGSPEFMAAAFLKTTGGDPIALLRLLDSFVDTPREVLAGFDLPLLVLAGADDDDNGSAQDLAELLPQGERAIVPGNHMSAVTKPELGAAIARFLAA, encoded by the coding sequence GTGACGAACAGCAGCGAGGTCGTGACCGACCGCTTCACCGCCCCGGACGGGGTCGACCTGGCGTGGCACGAACTGGGCGAGGGGCGGCCGGTGGTGCTGATCCACGGCTATTTCTCCGACGCGCGCACCAACTGGATCAGATATGGCCATGCCGCGGCGATCGCTGCCGAAGGCTTCCGCGTCATCATGCCGGATCTGCGCGCGCATGGCAGCAGCGGCAAGCCGCATGATCCCGCCGCCTATCCGCCCGACATCCTCGCCGACGATGGTCTCGCGCTGATCGCGCATCTCGGCCTTACCGACTATGATCTCGGCGGTTATTCGCTGGGCGGTCGCACCATCGCGCGCATGCTGGCGCGCGGCGCCGCGCCGCGCCGCGCGATCATTTCCGGCATGGGGCTGACCGGGCTGACCTCGACCGGCAACCGCGCCGATCATTTCCGCCGCGTGCTGACCGATCTCGATGCGCATCCGCGCGGATCGCCCGAATTCATGGCAGCGGCCTTCCTCAAGACGACCGGCGGCGATCCGATCGCGCTGCTGCGGCTGCTCGACAGCTTCGTCGATACGCCGCGTGAGGTGCTCGCCGGCTTCGATCTGCCGTTGCTCGTGCTCGCCGGCGCCGATGACGACGACAATGGTTCGGCGCAGGACCTGGCGGAACTGCTGCCGCAGGGCGAACGCGCGATCGTTCCGGGCAACCATATGAGCGCGGTGACCAAGCCCGAGCTGGGTGCCGCAATCGCCCGCTTCCTCGCCGCTTGA
- a CDS encoding DPP IV N-terminal domain-containing protein: protein MRLKSLLGAAALIVPLLAGTAVMAEAPAQDGRLTLERVFGTPALSGTPVRAQKLSPDGKLLTSLRARADEKERFDLWALDLSTGQERMLVDSKRLGSGAELSEAEKMQRERRRIGGTTGIVTYQWSADGQTILVPLEGDLYLATRDGRVRQLTRSEAGELNPMVSPRGSHVSFVRDRNLFTFDLAKNEERQVTAGGGGTIGFGEAEFVAQEEMNRYTGYWWSPDDTRIAVEKFDEAPVGVVSRAAIGADGTKVYDQRYPAAGTPNVLVELYIVSPKGGTPVKVDLGTETDIYLARVDWAADGSALLVQRESRDQKRLDMLKVDPETGASTVLFSEVAGARSWINLSDNLRALKDGSLIWWSERDGHGHLYRWADGKWTQLTSGAWEVRDVIAVDESGGRLLFTANKDTPIEQHVYEIDLAKPGAPRRLTEAGFWNAAEMDKSGTRMLVNRSGPDQPAQTYLADAQGKRLRWLDRNAIAGDHPYTPYLAQHVTPEFGTLQAKDGSTLHYKLLKPRGADGTRHPVLVQVYNGPGAGRQVLKQWGNPLHQYLVSRGWVIFSIDGRGSPDRGTAFENQIYHAMGTVEVDDQLAGVAWLKQQPFVDPEKVAVYGWSYGGYMTLKLLEAAPGIFAAGVSGAPVTRWGLYDTHYTERYLGDPNKDPQSYSGSDALGNADRIADPLLLIHGMADDNVVFEHSTALMAKLQKAGHPFETMVYPGQTHSVGGPGVSVHLWRTIEAFLDRTVGKDRPKE, encoded by the coding sequence ATGCGTTTGAAATCGTTGCTGGGCGCTGCGGCGCTGATCGTGCCGCTGCTGGCCGGAACCGCAGTCATGGCTGAGGCGCCCGCGCAGGATGGCCGGCTGACGCTGGAGCGTGTGTTCGGTACGCCCGCGCTCAGCGGCACCCCGGTCCGCGCGCAGAAGCTGTCGCCCGACGGCAAGCTGCTGACCTCGCTGCGCGCCCGCGCCGACGAGAAGGAGCGGTTCGACCTGTGGGCGCTCGACCTCTCGACGGGTCAGGAGCGGATGCTGGTCGACAGCAAGCGGCTCGGCAGCGGCGCCGAGCTTTCCGAAGCGGAGAAGATGCAGCGCGAGCGCCGTCGCATCGGCGGCACCACCGGCATCGTCACCTATCAATGGTCGGCTGACGGCCAGACCATCCTCGTGCCGCTGGAAGGCGATCTCTACCTCGCCACCCGCGATGGCCGGGTGCGCCAGCTTACCAGGAGCGAGGCGGGCGAGCTCAACCCGATGGTCAGCCCGCGCGGCAGCCATGTGTCGTTCGTGCGCGATCGCAACCTGTTCACGTTCGACCTTGCGAAGAATGAGGAACGGCAGGTGACCGCGGGCGGTGGCGGCACCATCGGTTTCGGCGAGGCCGAGTTCGTCGCCCAGGAAGAGATGAACCGCTATACCGGCTATTGGTGGTCGCCGGACGACACGCGCATCGCGGTCGAGAAGTTCGACGAGGCGCCGGTCGGCGTCGTCAGCCGCGCCGCGATCGGCGCCGACGGCACCAAGGTCTACGACCAGCGCTATCCCGCGGCGGGCACGCCCAACGTGCTGGTCGAACTCTATATCGTCAGCCCGAAGGGCGGCACGCCGGTGAAGGTGGATCTCGGCACCGAGACCGACATCTATCTCGCGCGCGTCGACTGGGCCGCGGACGGATCGGCGCTGCTCGTCCAGCGCGAGAGCCGCGACCAGAAGCGGCTCGACATGCTCAAGGTCGATCCCGAAACCGGCGCTTCGACCGTGCTGTTCAGCGAGGTCGCGGGCGCGCGCAGCTGGATCAACCTCAGCGACAATCTGCGCGCGCTGAAGGATGGCAGCCTGATCTGGTGGTCCGAGCGGGACGGTCATGGCCATCTCTATCGCTGGGCGGACGGCAAATGGACGCAGCTCACCAGCGGCGCTTGGGAGGTGCGGGACGTCATCGCGGTCGACGAGTCCGGGGGACGGCTGCTGTTCACTGCCAACAAGGACACGCCGATCGAGCAGCATGTCTATGAGATCGATCTTGCCAAGCCCGGCGCGCCGCGCCGGCTGACCGAGGCCGGCTTCTGGAACGCCGCCGAGATGGACAAGAGCGGCACGCGCATGCTGGTCAACCGCTCCGGCCCCGACCAGCCCGCGCAGACCTATCTCGCCGACGCGCAGGGCAAGCGGCTACGCTGGCTCGATCGCAACGCCATCGCCGGCGATCATCCTTACACGCCCTATCTCGCGCAACACGTCACGCCGGAGTTCGGGACGCTGCAGGCGAAGGACGGCAGCACGCTGCATTACAAGCTGCTGAAGCCCAGGGGTGCCGACGGCACGCGCCATCCGGTGCTGGTGCAGGTCTATAACGGGCCGGGCGCGGGGCGGCAGGTGCTGAAGCAGTGGGGCAATCCGCTGCATCAATATCTCGTCTCGCGCGGCTGGGTGATCTTCTCGATCGACGGCCGCGGCTCGCCCGATCGCGGTACTGCGTTCGAGAACCAGATCTACCATGCGATGGGCACGGTCGAGGTCGACGACCAGCTCGCCGGGGTTGCCTGGCTGAAGCAGCAGCCCTTCGTCGATCCGGAAAAGGTCGCGGTCTATGGCTGGTCCTATGGCGGCTACATGACGCTGAAGCTGCTGGAGGCCGCGCCGGGCATCTTTGCCGCCGGCGTCTCGGGCGCGCCCGTCACCCGCTGGGGTCTCTACGACACCCATTATACCGAGCGCTATCTGGGTGATCCCAACAAGGATCCGCAATCCTATTCGGGCTCCGACGCGCTGGGCAATGCCGACAGAATCGCAGACCCGCTGCTGCTGATCCATGGCATGGCGGACGACAATGTCGTGTTCGAACATTCCACCGCGCTGATGGCGAAGCTGCAGAAGGCCGGGCATCCGTTCGAGACGATGGTCTATCCGGGGCAGACGCACAGCGTCGGCGGCCCGGGCGTGAGCGTGCATCTGTGGAGGACGATCGAGGCGTTTCTCGACCGGACCGTGGGGAAGGACCGACCCAAAGAATAG
- a CDS encoding GGDEF domain-containing protein, with amino-acid sequence MNLELITICVLLATSIALFVAMSIAWFCFGRHQYSLFWTLAAGGAMLQWTIAIIGRLAFPESPLPSIITTQLVVMNSSLIAIAFRQRAGLKPRIGLWVTGNLIVFAAVSYVVADLHDAAWRAFIANAGCGALFLVAVGALLSNGRRAQPMEIATAAVATVFALFEMAVAGSALGFGSEGVAPAANTYRLVLGIGMPASYVALGISAVMLLVADLAHRLEALTTRDLETGALNRRGLDQAAVAAMANSRRRRLPLSVVLIDLHGVRAQRGGPSRAVLNQLLVGAADQLNALIREEDVFARLGPTRFCLLLGDTRLQQALVIARQAGAAVAASAAAGRSLKISWGVAQLRSEDFAFSLLLDRAEREMTGENGSDSTVARIRIAA; translated from the coding sequence ATGAATCTTGAGCTGATCACCATCTGCGTCCTGCTTGCAACCAGTATCGCGCTGTTCGTCGCGATGTCGATCGCCTGGTTCTGTTTCGGCCGCCATCAATATTCGCTGTTCTGGACGCTCGCGGCGGGCGGCGCCATGCTCCAGTGGACGATCGCAATCATCGGCCGTCTCGCCTTTCCCGAATCGCCGCTTCCCAGCATCATCACCACGCAGCTCGTGGTGATGAACAGCAGCCTGATCGCGATCGCCTTCCGCCAGCGTGCGGGGCTGAAGCCGCGGATCGGCCTGTGGGTTACGGGCAACCTCATCGTGTTCGCGGCGGTCAGCTATGTCGTCGCCGATCTGCACGACGCCGCTTGGCGCGCATTCATCGCCAACGCGGGCTGCGGTGCGCTGTTCCTGGTCGCGGTCGGTGCGCTCCTCTCCAACGGCCGCCGCGCGCAGCCGATGGAGATCGCTACCGCTGCGGTCGCGACGGTGTTCGCGCTGTTCGAAATGGCCGTTGCCGGCAGCGCGCTGGGCTTTGGGTCGGAAGGTGTCGCGCCGGCCGCCAACACCTATCGTCTGGTGCTCGGCATCGGCATGCCGGCCTCCTATGTCGCGCTGGGCATCAGCGCGGTGATGCTGCTCGTCGCCGATCTGGCACACCGCCTCGAGGCGCTGACGACGCGCGATCTGGAAACGGGTGCGCTCAACCGCCGCGGGCTGGATCAGGCCGCGGTCGCCGCGATGGCGAATTCGCGGCGCCGCCGCCTGCCGCTGTCGGTCGTGCTGATCGATCTGCACGGTGTGCGTGCGCAGCGCGGCGGTCCGTCGCGCGCCGTTCTCAACCAGCTGCTGGTGGGCGCTGCCGATCAGCTCAACGCGCTGATCCGCGAGGAAGATGTGTTCGCACGGCTGGGGCCGACGCGCTTCTGCCTGCTGTTGGGGGATACGCGCCTCCAGCAGGCGCTGGTGATCGCACGTCAGGCCGGGGCGGCTGTGGCCGCTTCGGCCGCCGCTGGGCGTTCGCTGAAGATCAGCTGGGGCGTCGCGCAGCTGCGATCGGAGGATTTCGCGTTCAGCCTGCTGCTCGATCGCGCCGAGCGCGAGATGACCGGCGAGAATGGTTCGGATTCGACGGTGGCCCGGATCCGGATTGCGGCCTGA
- the rimM gene encoding ribosome maturation factor RimM (Essential for efficient processing of 16S rRNA), producing the protein MPVETSLPPTPPASGRGDAPVTLAAIIGAHGVTGEVRLKLFGDGPEGLRAYASFDAAGRTLTLKSVRPGPNGAVARFVEINDRNAAEALRGVPLTVPRSAMPALGEGEYYHVDLIGLPAISTEGEALGTVVAVENFGAGDVVEIERPTGKRFMVPMQPDAVPDWNDRHLLVTAAFAAE; encoded by the coding sequence ATGCCGGTTGAAACCAGCCTTCCCCCGACCCCGCCCGCAAGCGGGAGGGGCGATGCGCCCGTCACCCTGGCCGCCATCATCGGCGCGCACGGGGTGACCGGCGAGGTACGCCTCAAGCTGTTCGGCGACGGGCCGGAGGGCTTGCGGGCGTATGCGTCGTTCGATGCCGCGGGCCGCACGCTGACGCTCAAGTCGGTGCGCCCGGGCCCCAATGGTGCGGTCGCCCGCTTCGTCGAGATCAACGACCGCAACGCCGCCGAAGCGCTGCGCGGGGTGCCGCTCACCGTACCGCGTTCGGCTATGCCCGCGCTGGGCGAGGGCGAATATTATCATGTCGACCTGATCGGCCTGCCCGCGATTTCGACCGAGGGGGAGGCGCTCGGCACCGTCGTGGCGGTCGAGAATTTCGGCGCCGGCGACGTCGTCGAGATCGAGCGGCCCACGGGCAAGCGCTTCATGGTGCCGATGCAGCCCGATGCTGTGCCCGACTGGAACGACAGGCATCTGCTGGTAACCGCCGCCTTCGCCGCAGAGTGA
- the rplS gene encoding 50S ribosomal protein L19, whose amino-acid sequence MNLIQTLEAEQIAKFTESKKIPEFRPGDTLKVGVKVVEGERTRVQNFEGVCIARSNKGMGSSFTVRKISFGEGVERVFPLYSPNIDSIEVVRRGVVRRAKLYYLRGRTGKSARIAERRDPRPAAAAE is encoded by the coding sequence ATGAACCTCATCCAGACGCTCGAAGCCGAGCAGATTGCCAAGTTCACCGAATCGAAGAAGATTCCCGAATTCCGTCCCGGCGACACGCTGAAGGTCGGCGTGAAGGTGGTCGAAGGTGAACGCACCCGCGTCCAGAATTTCGAGGGTGTCTGCATCGCCCGCTCCAACAAGGGCATGGGCAGCAGCTTCACCGTCCGCAAGATCAGCTTCGGTGAGGGCGTCGAGCGCGTCTTCCCGCTCTACTCGCCGAACATCGACTCGATCGAGGTCGTCCGTCGCGGTGTCGTGCGTCGCGCGAAGCTCTATTATCTGCGTGGCCGTACCGGCAAGTCGGCGCGTATCGCCGAGCGTCGCGATCCGCGTCCGGCCGCTGCCGCCGAGTAA
- a CDS encoding aspartate-semialdehyde dehydrogenase, with protein sequence MGYRVVVAGATGNVGREMLNILAEREFPIDEIAAVASARSTGDEIEFGETGRMLKVKNIEHFDWAGWDIALFAIGSDATAIYAPKAAAAGCTVIDNSSLYRMDPDVPLIVPEVNPEAIDGYTKRNIIANPNCSTAQMVVALKPLHDAAKIKRVVVSTYQSVSGAGKAGMDELFEQSRNIFVGDQAEPKKFTKQIAFNVIPHIDKFLDDGFTKEEWKMVVETKKILDPKVKVVATCVRVPVFVGHSEAINIEFEEEISAAEAQRILREAPGIMLVDKREDGGYVTPVECVGEFATYVSRVREDPTVDNGLVLWCVSDNLRKGAALNAVQIAELLGRRHLKKAA encoded by the coding sequence ATGGGCTACCGCGTGGTGGTCGCCGGCGCGACCGGCAATGTCGGCCGTGAAATGCTGAACATCCTTGCCGAGCGTGAATTCCCGATCGACGAGATCGCCGCGGTCGCGTCCGCGCGTTCGACGGGCGACGAGATCGAGTTCGGCGAAACCGGTCGCATGCTCAAGGTCAAGAACATCGAGCATTTCGACTGGGCGGGATGGGACATCGCGCTGTTCGCGATCGGCTCCGACGCGACCGCCATCTACGCTCCCAAGGCGGCGGCGGCGGGCTGCACGGTGATCGACAATTCGTCGCTCTACCGCATGGACCCGGATGTTCCGCTGATCGTGCCGGAAGTGAACCCGGAAGCGATCGACGGCTATACCAAGCGCAACATCATCGCCAATCCGAACTGCTCGACCGCGCAGATGGTGGTGGCGCTCAAGCCGCTGCACGATGCCGCGAAGATCAAGCGCGTCGTCGTCTCGACCTATCAGTCGGTCTCGGGCGCCGGCAAGGCGGGCATGGACGAACTGTTCGAGCAGAGCCGCAACATCTTCGTCGGCGACCAGGCCGAACCGAAGAAGTTCACCAAGCAGATCGCCTTCAACGTGATCCCGCACATCGACAAGTTCCTCGATGACGGCTTCACCAAGGAAGAGTGGAAGATGGTCGTCGAGACCAAGAAGATCCTCGATCCCAAGGTGAAGGTGGTCGCGACCTGCGTCCGCGTACCGGTGTTCGTCGGCCATTCCGAAGCCATCAACATCGAGTTCGAGGAAGAGATCAGTGCAGCCGAGGCGCAGCGCATCCTGCGCGAGGCGCCGGGCATCATGCTGGTCGATAAGCGGGAGGACGGCGGCTATGTGACGCCGGTCGAATGCGTCGGCGAATTCGCGACCTACGTCAGCCGCGTCCGCGAAGACCCGACGGTCGACAACGGGCTCGTCCTGTGGTGCGTCAGCGACAACCTTCGCAAGGGCGCCGCGCTGAACGCGGTGCAGATCGCCGAACTGCTCGGCCGCCGTCACCTCAAGAAGGCGGCCTGA